A stretch of DNA from Candidatus Binatia bacterium:
AGCTCCGTGTTAATGACCCTCTCATTGTCGATCAAAATACAGTTGCTGAGCCGCCCGCCGTTCACGAGCCCGACTTTTTCCAGTTGCTCGATGTCCTTCAGAAAGCCGAACGTCCGCGCCGGAGCGATCTCTTCTTTGAACGATTCCGGGCCGCGGGCGACATAGGTATGTTCCTGGTGTCCAACCGGTTCGGGATAATTGAGCACGTACTTGACGCAGAACGTTTCTGAGGGCTCCACGCAGATCGACTCGCCGTCCTTCTCTTTGACGCGGTACGTCCGATCGATAGTGATCTCGGACCACTCCTCATCCTGCTCCTCGATCCCCGCGTCCTCGATCAAGCGGCAAAACTCGAGCGCCGAGCCGTCCATGATGGGGATCTCGCCCTGTATCTTGACCAACAAATTACTGATGCCGTAGCTGTGCAGCACCGCTAGAAAATGCTCCACCGTGCCGACCACGATTCCCTTCCCGCGCAGCGAGGTCGCGTAACCGGTCGAGCCGACGTAGTCCAGATGGGCCGGCACGGTCGCGTCGGCCGAGATACCGCTGAAAAGAACGCCGCTGTTGGGAGGCAGCGGATGAAGCACGACTCCGGTCTTGATTCCCGAATGAAGCCCCTGGCCGGAAAATACGACGCTCTTTCCCAGCGTCTTCTGCTTGAGCGCTTGCGCGCGGCCGTTTTTCGCCCCCATCGCGCGCCCGGAGCGCCGGGCCTTCGTCTCTTTCGGTTTTTTAATTTTTGTCTCGGGACCGCCGGGCTCGCCGAGCGCGCGCCGTACGGTCAGCAACAGGCCTTCCAAAGAAAGCGGTTTTTCGATGAAGTCGAACGCGCCGAGCTTGGTCGCCGTGACGGCGGTGTGAATGTTGCCGTGCCCGGAGATCATCACCACGGGGACTTCGAACTCTTCCTTTTTGATCTCTTTGAGAAGGCCGATGCCGTCGACGTCCGGCATCCAGATGTCGAGGAGCACGAGGCGCGGATGCTCGTTGCGGATCAAATCGATCACCTGGCTTCCATGCGACGCCTCGATGACGCGATAGCCCTCGTCGCTGAGAATCTCGCGGATGGATTCCCGCACGCGGTCTTCATCGTCGACGACCAGGATCGTTCTCTCCGCGCTTTTTGTTTTCACCCGTTCCACCGCAGTCTCCCTGCTTTTAAGAAGAAGCCGCACGCTTCTGCGGCGCCCTGAGAGCCGCATGGTCCCGGACCGGCAGCTCGATGATAAACCTCGTGCCCTTGGGTTCGTTGGGGCGCACGCGAATGTGGCCGCGATGGTCCGCGACGATCGCGCTGACGATCGCCAGGCCGAGACCGGTGCCGTCTTTTTTGGTCGAAAAGTACGGCTCAAAAATCCGCGCTCTCACCTCGGGCCCCAGACCGCAGCCGTCGTCGGCGACCTCGAGGAGCACGGCTCCGGAAGCGCGGGAATAGGAAGTCGAGATTTTGATCTCGCCCTTCTCTTCGACGGCGGCGACCGCGTTATCGAGGAGATTGATGAGCACGCGCTTGATCTGGTCGCGGTCAAGCTCCAGCGCCGGGATCTCGCCTTTGCTGAATTGAAAGTTGATCCCCTTATGCCCTTCCTTGAACAAAAAAAGCGCCTCCCTCACGATGTCGTTGAGATCGTTGGCCGTTAATTCCGCCGCCGGCAGGCGCGCGAACTGCGAAAACTCGTTGACCAGATTTTTTAGATCTTCCACCTGTTGGATGATCGTCGCCGTGCATTTGTCGAGAATACCGCCGTCGCCGTCCAGCAGCTTGGCGTAGCGTTTTCTCAGCCGCTCGGCGGAGAGCTGGATCGGCGTCAGAGGGTTCTTGATCTCGTGCGCGATCCGGCGCGCGACCTCGCGCCAGGCCTCCATCCTCTGGACTTTCTGAATCTGCGTGATGTCTTCGAGAAAGACCATGATGCCGAGGTCGTTGTCGTCGTCGTCTTTCAACATGGCCGCCGTCACCACCGCGGTGAGAATCTGGTCCGGCAGCGGGATCTTGACCTCGCGCTCGATGGTGCCGCCGCTCTTTACCTGCTCCATGATTTCGCGCATGACGCGGAGGTGCTCCGCCGAGAAAACTTCCGCGTAGTTCCGGCCCGGCGCCTCATACGCCTTCACGCCCAGCATCTCCTCCGCCGCTTTGTTCATCGTGGTTATGTTTCCGGCCTGGTCCACCGAGATCACGCCCGCGGCGATATTGCCCAGCAACGTGCCCATGTAGCGGCCGCGGCGCGCGAGCTCCAGATTGATCTGCTTCAAATCGCCGGTCATCTGGTTGAACGAATCGACCAGAGTGCCGATCTCGTCGTCGCCGGACGCCTCGATCTTATAATCCCAGTTCCCGTGCGCCACCTCGTGGGTTCCTTCCGCCAGCCTCTGGATCGGCACGGTAATCCCCTTCGCCAGATAAAGTCCGAACCACGTCGCGGAGAAGATGATCACGAGCGTGATCAAGAGCAGCGTCAGGATATAACTGTTCTTGACCGGCCTTTTAAGCGCCGTGAGGTGTTTGTACTGCTCGTAGGAGCGCGAGATCTGCAGCGCCCGGTTGGTGATGCTCTTCGGCACATAGTAGTCGACGACAACCACGCCCAAAATTTTCCGGTCGGCGCTGTAGACCGGCACGCCGCCACGGATGATGTCCCCTTCGCCGAACGCCTGGGTTCGCGTCACCTCGAGCCCGCGCAGCGCGCGATTGAGAAAATCGGACTCCGGCTTGATGGTGACGCCGGTCGGCACCTGATCGTTGAACGCGA
This window harbors:
- a CDS encoding ATP-binding protein; translation: MDTARDLEESLRREEAKRRKREGLVILALTLTVVIFAVFEFQLPEVSPDNAVSNNIAFFLLININIILLVLLIFLVVRNLVKLIFERKKRILGSRLRVRLVLAFVALSLVPTLLLFVVSGGLVTRSFDRWFDVQIENALQGSLEIGQAYYQNSANNALFYARQLSQRMTQEGLFESQRTADLKEFIQAKQREYNLGTVEVFAPDRQLVVVAFNDQVPTGVTIKPESDFLNRALRGLEVTRTQAFGEGDIIRGGVPVYSADRKILGVVVVDYYVPKSITNRALQISRSYEQYKHLTALKRPVKNSYILTLLLITLVIIFSATWFGLYLAKGITVPIQRLAEGTHEVAHGNWDYKIEASGDDEIGTLVDSFNQMTGDLKQINLELARRGRYMGTLLGNIAAGVISVDQAGNITTMNKAAEEMLGVKAYEAPGRNYAEVFSAEHLRVMREIMEQVKSGGTIEREVKIPLPDQILTAVVTAAMLKDDDDNDLGIMVFLEDITQIQKVQRMEAWREVARRIAHEIKNPLTPIQLSAERLRKRYAKLLDGDGGILDKCTATIIQQVEDLKNLVNEFSQFARLPAAELTANDLNDIVREALFLFKEGHKGINFQFSKGEIPALELDRDQIKRVLINLLDNAVAAVEEKGEIKISTSYSRASGAVLLEVADDGCGLGPEVRARIFEPYFSTKKDGTGLGLAIVSAIVADHRGHIRVRPNEPKGTRFIIELPVRDHAALRAPQKRAASS
- the lpxC gene encoding UDP-3-O-acyl-N-acetylglucosamine deacetylase, with the protein product MKTKSAERTILVVDDEDRVRESIREILSDEGYRVIEASHGSQVIDLIRNEHPRLVLLDIWMPDVDGIGLLKEIKKEEFEVPVVMISGHGNIHTAVTATKLGAFDFIEKPLSLEGLLLTVRRALGEPGGPETKIKKPKETKARRSGRAMGAKNGRAQALKQKTLGKSVVFSGQGLHSGIKTGVVLHPLPPNSGVLFSGISADATVPAHLDYVGSTGYATSLRGKGIVVGTVEHFLAVLHSYGISNLLVKIQGEIPIMDGSALEFCRLIEDAGIEEQDEEWSEITIDRTYRVKEKDGESICVEPSETFCVKYVLNYPEPVGHQEHTYVARGPESFKEEIAPARTFGFLKDIEQLEKVGLVNGGRLSNCILIDNERVINTELRFPNEFARHKILDVIGDFYLLGRPIRGAVTARMTGHTDNIALLREIRKGMGL